The Alistipes finegoldii DSM 17242 DNA segment CGCGGGTTTCGCGTTCGATCTGGGCGATCATGCCGCGCATGGAGCGGCTCTCTTCGGGCGTCAGCGCCAATGTGGGATTTTCGACGAATTTGAGGAACAGCGGTATCATGTTTTTGATGTCGATGTTGATGCGGCGCATGAAGTCGGGCGATATGGCGATGACGTCGGCTTTGAAATACTGTTGCGAATTTACCTGCAGGATATTTTTCGGGGTAAAGATGAACATCGAATCCTTCTTCAGCCGGAATTCATGCAGGTTGAACGATACGGAGGTCTCCCCTTCGGTGCCGACTCCGATTATGAAGGCGTCGATGCGGCACGGGAACCGGAAGACCTGCATTTGGGAGTCGCTGCTGGCCGTAATGCATTCGCGCATCAGGCCCTGACGTTGTTCGCCGGCCAAGTCTATAAGTTCGGCCAGCGTAAATGAGTTGATCGGTGTTTGGCTCTCTGTATTGTTCATTTCGTCTCTGGATTTTGGATGAAATATAGCGATAAAAACTCATATTCAGTTCATATAGTTTTATATTCGGACCAAATGAACAGCTTTGTGCCTCTTTTGATCGCCGCTTGCGGCAGGGGCATGAAAAAGGCGCCGGAATCGCCGGCGCCTTTTTCATGCCCCATCGGGAAATCCCGGAGTGACTTATTTCGAAGCAGCGGGTGCGGCCGCAGCGGCGGGAGCATCCGTAATGCCGAGTTCTTTCTTCACTGCGGGGGCGATGTCGGTGAGGGAAGCCTCGTCGAAATAGGCGAGCGAACCCGTCGAAGTGTCGAATACGGCCAGATAGCCGCCTGCGGCAGCCACTTTGTCGATCGCGTTCTTGGCCTTCTCGATAATCGGGGCCAGCAGCTCGTTCTGACGCTTCTGGAAGTCCTGCTGGGCTGCCTGCTCGAACTCGTTGCGGCGCTGAATCAGGGCGTTGAGATCGTTCTCCTTGAGCTGGCGTACCGACTCCGAAAGGGTGTTGAAATTCTTCTGGAACTCCTGCAGTTTCTGGTTGTATTCGACGGTCATGGACTCCAGATTGTCCTGAAGATCCTTGGCATAAGCCTCCATGTTGGTCTGCATCTCCTTCGTTTCGGGCATCCCCACGATGATCTCCTGAGTGTTGATGCGTCCGAATTTCTGTTGTGCGAAGAGCGATGTCGCGCCCATCACGAATACAACCGCAAGGGTTAGTTTGATTGCTTTTTTCATAAAAGATTATTAGTTAATTGTTTGATGTTTCTACTTCTTCAGTATGTCGATCAACTGCTGCGTGCGCTCCACACAGGGATTCGTATAGAGCAGCGTGGGATTGTTCGCCGAGTCGAGCACCACGTCGGCGCCGGCCTGCTTGGCGTAGGCTTCGATGGCCGCGAAGACCTTCTTCTGGATCGGCTCGATCATTTCGATCCGCTTTTTCATCAGCGCGCCGTCGTTGCCGAAGAGGCTCTCCTGAAAGGTCTGCGCCTCTTTTTCGCGGGCGAGAATGGCGTTTTCGCGGGTCTGGCGGGTTGTCGCCGAGAGCGAAGCCTTCTGATTCATATAGGCGTTGTAAAGCGCTTCCACTTCAGCGAATTTGGCGTCCACCTGTTCCTGATATTGCTTGGCGAGTTCGTCCAGATCGGAGATCGCCTTGTTGTAGGCCGCGACGGATTTGAAAACCTTTTCGCTGTTGACGATTATGTAATTCTGCGCTGCCAGCGTGCCGGCCGTGAGAATGAATGCCGCGATTAAAATCAGACGTTTCATAATCTTATGTTTTTAAGTTAATATTCAGCCGGTTTCCCGGAACCATACCATAAATATAACTATTTTCTTTCAAATTTATTGCCAGCCTCTCTTTTTTTGCAAACGCCTCCGCCGGAATTCCGGGTCCCCCTTTTCAAAGGGAGATTCGAATACGTGGGGATTGTCCGCGGAATCGTGCGCCGGTTAGAACTGCTGGCCCATTACGAAGTGGAACTGGCTTCCGCTCTTGCCGCTCTGACCTGCCGGCGAGTCGAAGCCGTAACCCCAGTCGATACCCAGCATACCCACCACGGGCAGGTAGAGACGTACGCCGAAACCGGCCGAACGCTTGATCTTGAAGGGCGAGAACTTCTTCCACGAATCGAATGCGTTACCGCCTTCGAGGAATCCCAGCACATAGATCTGCGACGAAGGTTTCAGGATGACGGGGTAGCGGATCTCGGCGGTGTATTTGTTGTATGCCACCGAATAGTCGTTCGTAGGATCGAGGGCGCCGTCTTCGTAACCGCGCATCGAGATGATGTCGATACCGTAGATGTTGTATCCCGACATGCCGTCGCCGCCGACTTCGAAGCGTTCGAAAGGCGAAACCTTATATTTGTTGTAGTTGCCGAGGTAACCCATTTCGGCCTTGAGCATCAGCACGAGATTCGAGTTCTTGGTCAGCGCTTGGAACCACTGCGCCTTGAACTGCCACTTGTGGAACTCGACCCAGCGGTAACGCTCCTGATTTGCTTTGTCCGCCACCTTGCTGTCCGTGCTGTTGGCGAGCTCCGCCAGCTTCTTGTAGTCTTTGCCGTCCCAGAGCGAGTAGGGGGGCGTGAACTGCACCGATGCGCTGAACTCCGAACCGCGGCGCGGATAGATCGGCTGGTCCACCGAGTTGCGTGCGAAGACGAATTTGAGCGAGAGCAGGTTGGCGGCGCCGTTGGTCATGCCGAACGTATTCCAGTTTTTGAGCGAGAAGCGTTCGTAGCTCGCCTCGCCGTAAAGCGTGAAGTAGGGGTCGGGCCAGTTGAGACGCTTGCCCAGACCTGCCGCCAGACCGTACGTGCGGAAGTACTGCGTACTCTTCTGCCATACGTAATAGGCGTTGTTCTGCTCGGAGAAGTGGGCCGATATGGTGAACGAATTGGGCTTCTTGCCGCCCAGCCACGGGTCGGTGAAACTCAGGGCGAACGCCTTGTAGTAGGTGCCGTTGGTCTGCGCCGACAGCGACAGCCGCTGGTTCTGGCCCATCGGGTAGGGGCGCCATGCGCCCTTCTTGAAGAAGTTCTTGATCGAAAGGTTGTTGAGCGTGATGCCCACCGAACCTACGAACGTTCCCGAACCCCAGCCGCCGGCGATGTTGAACTGGTCGGAGGCCTGCTCTTCGAGCGGC contains these protein-coding regions:
- a CDS encoding helix-turn-helix domain-containing protein — encoded protein: MNNTESQTPINSFTLAELIDLAGEQRQGLMRECITASSDSQMQVFRFPCRIDAFIIGVGTEGETSVSFNLHEFRLKKDSMFIFTPKNILQVNSQQYFKADVIAISPDFMRRINIDIKNMIPLFLKFVENPTLALTPEESRSMRGMIAQIERETRGPETHFSFDIVSGLIAATIYKVGDIMYHYLAEHPEGQNNSHNRAEEYFKQFTHLLGEHFREERSVGFYARQLCITPKYLTTLIKRISGQSVSEWIDNYVILEAKTLLKYSTMSIQEIAYYLNFPNQSFFGSYFKRNTGMSPSQYKAQN
- a CDS encoding OmpH family outer membrane protein; translated protein: MKKAIKLTLAVVFVMGATSLFAQQKFGRINTQEIIVGMPETKEMQTNMEAYAKDLQDNLESMTVEYNQKLQEFQKNFNTLSESVRQLKENDLNALIQRRNEFEQAAQQDFQKRQNELLAPIIEKAKNAIDKVAAAGGYLAVFDTSTGSLAYFDEASLTDIAPAVKKELGITDAPAAAAAPAASK
- a CDS encoding OmpH family outer membrane protein codes for the protein MKRLILIAAFILTAGTLAAQNYIIVNSEKVFKSVAAYNKAISDLDELAKQYQEQVDAKFAEVEALYNAYMNQKASLSATTRQTRENAILAREKEAQTFQESLFGNDGALMKKRIEMIEPIQKKVFAAIEAYAKQAGADVVLDSANNPTLLYTNPCVERTQQLIDILKK